One segment of Panicum virgatum strain AP13 chromosome 1K, P.virgatum_v5, whole genome shotgun sequence DNA contains the following:
- the LOC120655075 gene encoding probable E3 ubiquitin-protein ligase RNF217, whose product MEMEASAAAKIDLNFPICISSDDEEEDGPIYISSDDEEVIEIQDPIIPPSSRAPITTTSALASGSSSLPAAADRKGKRKLSSQGTVDAYSQLLGRILYCAICMESVPGALKFIVSPCRQAFCLSCTVQYIAAKVGENVVHVRCPDPSCRDGAVELEDCRGLIPSDLFVKWDLALCESAAELGVGEKKVYCPFRDCSAPLLAGEGMTGEGSIAEADCPHCRRLFCARCMVPWHDGVGCEEFQGLGEHERGREDVMLRRLAGAKRWQRCPHCRMYVERSQGCPFMRCRCGCCFCYTCGSLMCKQLHYCTRCNRG is encoded by the exons ATGGAGATGGAGGCCTCTGCCGCAGCCAAAATCGACTTGAATTTTCCGATCTGCATATcctccgacgacgaggaggaggacggccccATCTACATATCCTCCGATGACGAGGAAGTGATCGAGATCCAAGACCCAATAATCCCTCCCTCGTCTAGGGCCCCGATCACCACCACCTCTGCTTTGGCTTCTGGATCCTCTtctctccccgccgccgcagacCGCAAGGGAAAGCGCAAGCTATCATCGCAAG GAACCGTCGACGCCTACAGCCAGCTACTGGGGCGAATTCTATACTGCGCCATCTGCATGGAGAGCGTGCCCGGCGCTCTCAAGTTCATCGTCTCCCCATGCCGCCAAGCCTTCTGCTTGAGCTGCACCGTGCAGTACATCGCTGCCAAGGTCGGCGAGAACGTCGTCCATGTGAGGTGCCCCGACCCCAGCTGCCGGGACGGCGCGGTCGAGCTGGAGGACTGCCGCGGCCTCATCCCCTCAGACCTGTTCGTAAAGTGGGACCTCGCGTTATGCGAATCAGCGGCCGAGCTCGGGGTCGGGGAGAAGAAGGTCTACTGCCCGTTCAGGGACTGCtcggcgccgctcctcgccggcgagggTATGACCGGCGAGGGGAGCATCGCGGAGGCCGATTGCCCGCACTGCCGCCGGCTATTCTGCGCCCGGTGCATGGTGCCGTGGCACGACGGCGTCGGCTGCGAGGAGTTCCAGGGGCTCGGGGAACACGAACGCGGCCGGGAGGACGTGATGttgcggcggctcgccggcgccaaGCGGTGGCAGCGGTGCCCCCACTGCAGGATGTACGTGGAGAGGTCTCAGGGATGCCCCTTCATGCGCTGCAG GTGCGGGTGCTGCTTCTGCTACACCTGTGGATCTCTGATGTGCAAGCAACTCCATTACTGCACAAGATGCAACCGCGGCTGA